Below is a window of Saccharomonospora viridis DSM 43017 DNA.
GCGACTTCGACAAGGCCGTCGAGTACTTGCGGATCAAGGGCGCCAAGGACGTCGGCAAGCGTGCTGAGCGCGCGACCGCCGAGGGCCTCGTCGCCGGTGACGGCGGCGTGTTGATCGAGCTGAACTCCGAGACCGACTTCGTCGCCAAGAACGAGGAGTTCGGCGCGCTGGCCGACAAGATCGTCGAGGTCGCGAAGAAGCTGCGCAGCAGCGACGTGGAGCAGCTCAAAAACGCCGAACTGGAGGACGGCAAGACCGTCGCCGACGCGATCCAGGAGCTCTCCGCCAAGATCGGCGAGAAGCTGGAGCTGCGCCGTGTGGCGGCCTTCGACGGGAAGGTCAACACCTACCTGCACCGTCGTGGTGCCGGACTGCCTCCGGCGGTCGGTGTGCTCGTCGAGTACACGGGCGACAACGAGGAGGCGGCCCACAACGCCGCGCTGCAGGTGGCGGCGCTGAAGCCGAAGTACCTGACCCGTGATGACGTGCCCGCCGACGTCGTCGAGAACGAGCGGCGCATCGCCGAGCAGACCGCTCGGGACGAGGGCAAGCCGGAGCAGGCCATCGCGAAGATCGTCGAGGGCAAGGTCAACGCGTTCTTCAAGGATGTCGTGCTGCTGGAGCAGCCGTCCGTCACGGACAGCAAGAAGACGGTGAAGCAGCTGCTCGACGAGGCGGGTGTGACCATCACCCGGTTCGCGCGTTTCGAGGTCGGCCAGGCGTAGGCCTGTGTGAAGTAGGCGACTGTGCCCCGTCTCCCGCCAGTTCGTTCAGGAGGCGGGGCACAGTTGTGAAAAGCGCAGCACACCCCAGCACTAGAGCGGGCGGAGGCGAAATGAACGGGGAGGACGGCACAGTCAGGTCAAAGCGCGGTTACCGGAGAGTGCTGCTCAAATTGGGTGGGGAGATGTTCGGCGGTGGTTCCGTCGGAGTCGACCCCGATGTAGTGCATTCGGTGGCGGCGCAGATCGCCGACGTCGTCCGTAACGGCGTGCAGGTGGCTGTGGTCATCGGGGGTGGCAACTTCTTCCGCGGCGCCGAGTTGTCACAGCGTGGCCTGGACCGTGATCGGGCGGACTACATGGCCATGCTGGGCACAGTCATGAACTCGCTGGCGCTGCAGGACTTCCTGGAGAAGGAAGGCGTGCCCACTCGGGTGCAGACGGCGATCACGATGGGACAGGTCGCCGAACCCTACATCCCGCGCCGTGCCGAGCGCCACCTGGAGAAGGGGCGGGTCGTGATCTTCGGTGCGGGTACCGGGATGCCGTACTTCTCGACCGACACCGCCGCCGCCCAGCGGGCGTTGGAAATCGGTTGTGACGTGGTGTTGATGGCGAAGGCCGTCGACGGCGTTTACTCTGCTGATCCACGCACGGACCCTGGCGCGAAATTGTTCGACGAAATCGCTCATCGCGATGTTCTGGAGCGGGGTCTTAAGGTCGCCGATGCCACGGCCTTCAGCCTGTGCATGGACAACAACATGCCGATCATCGTGTTCAACCTGCTCACCGAGGGCAACATTGCTCGTGCGGTGAATGGTGAGAGGATCGGCACATTGGTCAGTACACCAACACATCTGGAGTAGCCGTGATCGACGAGACCCTCTTCGATGCCGAAGAAAAAATGGAAAAAGCGGTCTCCTTCGCCAAGGAGGAACTGGCGTCGGTACGCACCGGTAGGGCTACTCCCGCGATGTTCTCACGCATCGTTGTGGAGTATTACGGAGCGCCGACGCCGCTCAACCAGCTCGCGAGCGTCAACATTCCCGAGGCCAGGATGGCCATCATCAAGCCTTACGACGGTTCGCAGCTCGCGAATATCGAGAAGGCGATCAGGGAGTCCGACCTCGGTGTGAACCCGACCAACGACGGCAGCATCATCCGTGTGGTGATTCCTCAGCTCACCGAGGAACGTCGCAAGGAGATGGTCAAGATCGCCAAGGGGAAGGGTGAGGAGGCTCGGATCTCCATTCGCGGCATCCGGCGCAAGGCCAAGGAGGAGCTCGACCGGATCGCCAAGGACGGTGAGGCCGGCGAGGACGAGGTCGCCCGCGCCGAGAAGGAGCTGCAGAACCTGACGGACCGCTATGTCCATCAGGTCGACGAGCTCGTCAAGAACAAGGAAGCCGAGCTCCTCGAGGTCTGATGACAACAGTGAGCGACCACCAGGGGGAGCGCGAGAGCGCGGCGGAACCCGACGGGTCGGCGAAACTCAGCGGGAAGACATCCAGAGCGGGACGTAATCTTCCTGCGGCCATCGCTGTCGGGGTCGCGCTGGGGGCAGCGATCCTGGGGTCCTTATTCACCGTCCGCTACCTGTTCCTCGGGATCATCGCGGCGGCGATCGTGGTCGGCACCGTCGAGCTGGCGGCCGCGTTCCGGCGGGCGGCGGGTATCAGGGTCTCGCTGGTTCCCGTGCTCGTCGGTGGCCAGGCCATGATCTGGTTGACGTGGCCGTTCGGGCAGCAGGGCGCGGTGACGGCGTTCGTCGTGACCGTGATCGGATGTCTGCTGTGGCGCCTGCCCTCGGGCGCGGACGGCTATCTGCGCGATGTGAGCGCCTCGGTGTTCGCGGCGGCCTATCTGCCGTTGTTCGCGTCGTTCGCCGCGATGCTGGTGTTGCCCGAGGACGGGGTCGGCAGGGTTCTGTCGTTCATGATCGTGGTCGTGGCGTGCGACACCGGCGGCTACGTGGCCGGGGTGTTGCGCGGCAGACATCCGATGGCACCGAAGATCAGTCCCAAGAAGACGTGGGAGGGCTTCGCGGGTTCGCTGTCCGCCGGAGTCATCGGTGGGGCGTTGTCGGTGACGTTGTTGCTCGACGGTCACGTGTGGGAGGGCATCCTCTTCGGCGCGGCTGTCGTGCTCTCGGCCACGCTCGGTGATCTCATGGAGTCACTGCTCAAACGTGATCTTGGGATCAAGGACATGGGCAACACCCTGCCGGGGCACGGTGGGCTCATGGACCGTCTGGACTCCCTGCTGCCGTCGGCAGTCGTGTCGTGGCTGCTGCTGAGCGCGTTCGTACCCGTGTAGCAGATCAGTCGTCGTGCGGATCGTCGACCTCGGCGCGACCGACTCCAAGATCGACCGGGCGGGAGTGGTCGATCACCGCGAACGGTGCCCCGCCCGGGTCGGTGAGCAAGGCGGTGCGTCCGAACGTCGTGTCGTAGGGCTCCACGAGCACTCCGCCACCTAACTTGTGCGCTGTCTCGGCGAGCGCGTCGGTGCCCACGTCGGGGTCGACCTCGAAGTACACGAGCCAGTGGGGCGAAGCGGGTTCGGAATGCTCGTCCATGACACATCGGTAGAGCACACGCTCGTAGCCGATGCGCCATTCCGCGTAATCGATG
It encodes the following:
- the tsf gene encoding translation elongation factor Ts, yielding MANYTAADVKRLRELTGSGMMDCKKALEENGGDFDKAVEYLRIKGAKDVGKRAERATAEGLVAGDGGVLIELNSETDFVAKNEEFGALADKIVEVAKKLRSSDVEQLKNAELEDGKTVADAIQELSAKIGEKLELRRVAAFDGKVNTYLHRRGAGLPPAVGVLVEYTGDNEEAAHNAALQVAALKPKYLTRDDVPADVVENERRIAEQTARDEGKPEQAIAKIVEGKVNAFFKDVVLLEQPSVTDSKKTVKQLLDEAGVTITRFARFEVGQA
- the pyrH gene encoding UMP kinase — protein: MNGEDGTVRSKRGYRRVLLKLGGEMFGGGSVGVDPDVVHSVAAQIADVVRNGVQVAVVIGGGNFFRGAELSQRGLDRDRADYMAMLGTVMNSLALQDFLEKEGVPTRVQTAITMGQVAEPYIPRRAERHLEKGRVVIFGAGTGMPYFSTDTAAAQRALEIGCDVVLMAKAVDGVYSADPRTDPGAKLFDEIAHRDVLERGLKVADATAFSLCMDNNMPIIVFNLLTEGNIARAVNGERIGTLVSTPTHLE
- the frr gene encoding ribosome recycling factor → MIDETLFDAEEKMEKAVSFAKEELASVRTGRATPAMFSRIVVEYYGAPTPLNQLASVNIPEARMAIIKPYDGSQLANIEKAIRESDLGVNPTNDGSIIRVVIPQLTEERRKEMVKIAKGKGEEARISIRGIRRKAKEELDRIAKDGEAGEDEVARAEKELQNLTDRYVHQVDELVKNKEAELLEV
- a CDS encoding phosphatidate cytidylyltransferase, whose amino-acid sequence is MTTVSDHQGERESAAEPDGSAKLSGKTSRAGRNLPAAIAVGVALGAAILGSLFTVRYLFLGIIAAAIVVGTVELAAAFRRAAGIRVSLVPVLVGGQAMIWLTWPFGQQGAVTAFVVTVIGCLLWRLPSGADGYLRDVSASVFAAAYLPLFASFAAMLVLPEDGVGRVLSFMIVVVACDTGGYVAGVLRGRHPMAPKISPKKTWEGFAGSLSAGVIGGALSVTLLLDGHVWEGILFGAAVVLSATLGDLMESLLKRDLGIKDMGNTLPGHGGLMDRLDSLLPSAVVSWLLLSAFVPV